In a single window of the Anaerocolumna cellulosilytica genome:
- a CDS encoding glycoside hydrolase family 48 protein, protein MIRKDLIKQRILERFKKVMNLFCSGSRRKRFPKVVVATLLMMGMLSASFAPLGITRAPEIALASSDVYQDRFLELWEDIKDPSNGYFSPEGIPYHSIETLIVEAPDYGHVTTSEAFSYYMWLEAMYGKFTGDFDGFKEAWRVAEEYIIPTEKDQPNSSMSKYNPNSPATYAPEWELPDYYPAKLEFNAPVGKDPIHNELVSTYKTSTIYGMHWILDVDNWYGYGRRGDGKSTPSYINTFQRGKQESSWETIPHPSWDEMTFGGRNGFLDLFVGDNSYSKQFRYTNAPDADARAVQATYWADQWADEYGVDLGTYKSKASKMGDYLRYSMFDKYFRKIGTPSVAGTGYDSAHYLLSWYYSWGGGISADWAWKIGSSHNHFGYQNPMAAWILSENAEFKPLSQNGARDWATSLDRQLEFYQWLQSAEGAIAGGASNSRNGRYDEWPAGTGTFYGMGYEENPVYADPGSNTWFGMQAWSMQRIAELYYKTGDTRAKELLDRWVPWVKSVVKLNADGTFAIPNEIDWSGQPDTWTGTYTGNKNLHVSVVSYGTDLGVAGSLSNALLYYSKASGDDEAREIAKEILDRIWTLYRDDKGVAAPEARADYSRFFEQEVFVPKNWTGTMANGDALKSGVTFLDIRSKYRDDPNFHILQDAYNKGEDPVFTYHRFWAQCDVAIANGVYSMLFSENTEPVDNSSITPRTAIFDKKVENQQDVEVTLILNGNTFTGIKDGSLSLVEGTDYTLAGDTVTILSSYLAQKAVGDLRLTFTFSKGVSPVLTITIKDSSVVVVEGNIKVQVSNGATTAQTNGISPKIKLYNTGDTAINLSDVKLRYYYTIDGEKDQSFWCDWTTVGSNNVTASFVKLPTAKTDADYYLEIGFTTGAGELAAGQSIDVQVRFSKSDWSNYTQTNDYSFTGDSSFSDWSKVTGYIGDTLNWGIEPK, encoded by the coding sequence ATGATACGCAAAGATTTAATAAAACAAAGGATTTTAGAACGTTTTAAAAAAGTTATGAATTTATTTTGCTCCGGAAGCAGAAGAAAACGCTTCCCGAAAGTGGTAGTGGCTACGCTGCTTATGATGGGAATGCTTTCAGCATCCTTTGCACCACTTGGAATCACTAGGGCACCTGAAATTGCCCTTGCCAGCTCAGATGTTTATCAGGATAGATTTTTAGAACTCTGGGAGGATATCAAAGATCCTTCAAACGGCTATTTCAGTCCGGAAGGGATTCCTTATCATTCGATTGAAACGCTGATTGTGGAAGCACCTGATTATGGTCATGTAACCACAAGTGAAGCATTCAGCTACTACATGTGGCTAGAGGCTATGTATGGCAAATTTACCGGTGATTTTGATGGTTTTAAAGAAGCTTGGAGAGTAGCAGAGGAATATATTATCCCAACAGAAAAAGACCAGCCGAATTCAAGTATGAGTAAATATAATCCGAATTCTCCGGCTACCTATGCCCCAGAGTGGGAATTACCTGATTATTACCCGGCAAAGCTTGAATTTAATGCGCCGGTAGGTAAAGACCCGATTCATAATGAGTTGGTTTCCACCTATAAGACCTCTACTATATACGGTATGCACTGGATATTAGATGTTGATAACTGGTACGGTTATGGCAGAAGAGGTGACGGCAAATCCACACCGTCTTATATTAATACTTTCCAGAGAGGTAAACAAGAGTCTTCCTGGGAGACCATACCACATCCAAGCTGGGATGAAATGACTTTTGGCGGAAGAAATGGTTTTCTGGATTTGTTCGTAGGAGATAATTCCTATTCAAAGCAGTTCAGATATACAAATGCACCCGATGCAGATGCTCGTGCGGTTCAGGCTACTTACTGGGCTGACCAGTGGGCAGATGAATATGGTGTAGATCTTGGTACATATAAGTCAAAAGCCAGTAAAATGGGTGATTATTTAAGATATTCCATGTTTGATAAGTATTTCCGTAAAATAGGTACACCTTCCGTAGCGGGTACGGGTTATGATTCAGCACATTATCTGCTATCCTGGTACTATTCTTGGGGTGGTGGAATTTCAGCTGATTGGGCTTGGAAGATTGGAAGCAGCCACAATCACTTTGGTTACCAGAATCCTATGGCAGCCTGGATTTTATCAGAAAATGCTGAATTTAAACCACTTTCTCAAAATGGTGCGAGAGACTGGGCAACCAGTTTGGATAGACAGCTAGAGTTCTATCAGTGGTTACAGTCCGCTGAGGGTGCTATTGCAGGTGGTGCCAGCAATTCAAGAAATGGTCGCTATGATGAATGGCCGGCAGGAACCGGAACTTTCTATGGAATGGGCTATGAAGAAAATCCTGTATATGCAGATCCCGGAAGTAATACATGGTTTGGCATGCAGGCATGGTCAATGCAGCGTATCGCAGAATTATACTATAAAACAGGTGATACTAGAGCAAAAGAATTACTGGATAGATGGGTTCCTTGGGTAAAATCAGTGGTTAAGCTGAATGCAGACGGTACCTTTGCTATACCTAATGAGATTGACTGGTCAGGTCAGCCGGATACATGGACAGGCACCTATACAGGTAATAAAAATCTTCATGTATCAGTAGTAAGCTATGGAACTGATCTTGGCGTAGCCGGTTCGTTATCCAATGCTTTATTGTATTACAGCAAAGCATCCGGTGATGATGAAGCAAGAGAAATCGCTAAAGAGATTTTAGATCGTATCTGGACCCTTTACAGAGATGATAAAGGAGTTGCAGCACCAGAAGCTAGAGCAGATTACAGTCGTTTCTTTGAACAAGAAGTTTTTGTTCCCAAGAATTGGACTGGAACTATGGCGAATGGTGATGCACTTAAATCCGGTGTAACTTTCCTTGATATCCGTTCAAAATACAGAGATGACCCTAATTTCCATATCCTTCAGGATGCTTATAATAAAGGAGAAGATCCTGTATTTACGTATCACAGATTCTGGGCACAGTGTGATGTTGCAATTGCAAATGGTGTATACTCTATGCTGTTTAGCGAGAATACAGAACCGGTTGATAATTCTTCCATCACGCCAAGAACTGCAATCTTTGATAAAAAGGTAGAAAACCAACAGGATGTTGAAGTAACACTTATCTTAAACGGAAATACGTTCACTGGTATTAAAGACGGCAGCCTAAGCTTGGTTGAAGGCACAGATTACACTTTAGCTGGTGATACAGTAACAATTCTTTCCTCCTATCTTGCACAAAAAGCAGTAGGCGATTTAAGGCTTACTTTTACCTTTAGTAAAGGAGTTTCTCCGGTACTTACCATTACCATAAAAGATTCGTCTGTTGTTGTGGTGGAAGGTAATATAAAAGTGCAGGTATCTAATGGAGCTACAACGGCTCAAACCAATGGAATTAGTCCAAAAATTAAGCTTTACAACACAGGAGATACTGCAATTAATCTTTCGGATGTAAAACTTAGATATTACTATACCATTGATGGAGAGAAAGACCAAAGCTTCTGGTGTGACTGGACAACGGTAGGCAGCAACAATGTGACTGCAAGCTTTGTAAAACTGCCAACTGCCAAAACAGATGCAGATTATTATTTAGAAATCGGCTTTACTACTGGTGCCGGAGAATTAGCAGCCGGTCAGTCTATAGACGTCCAAGTCAGATTCTCAAAATCTGACTGGAGTAATTATACACAGACAAATGACTACTCCTTTACTGGCGACAGCAGTTTTTCTGACTGGTCAAAAGTTACTGGATATATTGGTGATACCCTAAACTGGGGTATTGAACCTAAGTAA
- a CDS encoding glycoside hydrolase family 9 protein → MRKIISLLLAVCLLTAGFYTQTPVKAATNYNYGEALQKAIMFYEFQRSGELPDDIRNNWRGDSGLSDGSDVGLDLTGGWYDAGDHVKFNLPMAYTATMLAWSIYEAEDALRDSGQLEYLLKEIKWATDYLIKCHPSANVFYYQVGDGNADHSWWGPAEVMQMERPSFKVDLSKPGSAVTGEAAAALAAAAVIFEDIDPAYAATCIKHAKELFAFADTAKSDSGYTAANGFYSSHSGFYDELSWAGVWLYLATGETPYLTKAESYVSNWGTEPQSSTIAYKWAQSWDDKHNGAALLLAKITGKEVYKTATEMHLDYWSVGYNGSRVSYTPKGLAWLDSWGALRYATTTAFLASVYADWSGCTPSKVDTYKTFAKQQVDYALGSTGRSFVVGFGTNPSERPHHRTAHGSWADSQTTPNNHRHTIYGALVGGPGKDDSYTDDIGNYINNEIACDYNAGFVGALAKLYGEYGGNPIENFKAIEEVTDDEFFVEAGINASGNNFIEVKALINNRTGWPARMGDKLSFKYFVDITEGVNLGYSAADFTVKTNYNAGATVSNLLPWDVENNIYYVDVDFTGTKIYPGGQSAYRKEVQFRIAGPMNTNFWDNSNDFSYTDIKGVSSGKTVKTVYIPVYDAGVKVFGDEPGNAQSSSSITPVTAAFDKYDPKDITVTVNYNGNTLNSIKNGTTTLVKGTDYTVTGDAIKLAASYLSTLTTGTTKLVFDFSAGMDPALTISVTDTTPSASITPTSAQFDKHPDNQADIAVDLTLNAHTFNGIRNGSTLLTEGTDYVVTDDTVTLLSSYLAGKTLGKLELTFDFSAGIDPVLTVTIIDSSIVVSGDIKVQMFNGSTSASTNGITPRFKLYNTGTTDINLSDVTLRYYYTIDGEKAQTMWCDWSTAGTDNVTGKFVKLPVAASEADYYLEIGFTSAAGVLTAGSSIEVQVRFSKNDWTNYTQTGDYSYQGTGSSYVDWDKVTGYLAGNLQWGIEP, encoded by the coding sequence ATGCGTAAAATAATTAGTCTTCTTCTTGCTGTATGCTTACTGACAGCTGGATTTTATACCCAGACGCCTGTTAAGGCAGCAACAAATTATAACTATGGTGAAGCATTACAAAAAGCAATTATGTTTTACGAATTCCAGCGTTCCGGTGAGTTACCGGATGATATAAGAAATAACTGGAGGGGTGATTCCGGTCTGTCAGATGGTTCTGATGTTGGTCTTGATTTAACCGGAGGCTGGTATGATGCCGGAGATCATGTAAAGTTCAACCTTCCTATGGCTTATACAGCTACTATGCTTGCCTGGAGTATTTATGAAGCAGAAGATGCTCTGCGAGACAGCGGGCAGCTGGAATATCTTTTAAAAGAAATCAAATGGGCAACAGATTATTTAATAAAATGCCATCCTTCTGCCAATGTATTCTACTATCAGGTAGGAGATGGTAATGCAGACCATTCCTGGTGGGGACCGGCAGAGGTAATGCAAATGGAAAGACCCTCCTTTAAAGTAGATTTAAGTAAACCGGGATCTGCTGTAACAGGGGAAGCAGCCGCAGCCTTAGCAGCCGCAGCCGTTATATTTGAAGATATTGACCCTGCCTATGCAGCAACCTGCATCAAACATGCAAAAGAATTGTTTGCCTTTGCAGATACAGCAAAAAGCGACAGCGGTTATACGGCAGCCAATGGCTTTTATAGTTCTCACAGTGGATTTTATGATGAATTATCCTGGGCAGGGGTATGGTTATATCTTGCAACGGGAGAAACTCCATACCTTACTAAGGCAGAATCCTATGTATCTAATTGGGGAACGGAACCACAATCTTCAACCATTGCTTACAAATGGGCTCAAAGCTGGGATGATAAACATAACGGCGCAGCATTGCTCCTTGCCAAAATAACCGGTAAGGAAGTGTATAAAACTGCTACGGAGATGCATCTTGATTACTGGAGTGTCGGTTACAATGGAAGCAGAGTTTCTTATACACCAAAGGGTCTGGCATGGTTAGATTCCTGGGGTGCACTTAGATATGCAACAACAACTGCATTTTTAGCAAGTGTATATGCTGATTGGTCCGGCTGCACACCAAGTAAAGTCGATACCTATAAGACTTTTGCTAAGCAGCAGGTGGATTACGCTCTGGGAAGTACAGGCCGTAGTTTTGTGGTAGGTTTTGGTACAAACCCTTCTGAAAGACCTCATCACAGAACAGCACATGGTTCCTGGGCTGACAGTCAGACAACACCGAATAATCACAGACATACTATTTATGGTGCTCTGGTAGGAGGGCCTGGTAAAGACGATAGTTATACTGACGATATTGGTAATTATATCAATAATGAGATTGCCTGTGATTACAATGCAGGTTTTGTTGGAGCACTTGCTAAATTATATGGAGAATATGGCGGTAATCCAATCGAGAATTTTAAAGCGATTGAAGAAGTAACCGATGACGAGTTCTTTGTAGAAGCAGGAATAAATGCATCGGGCAATAATTTTATTGAAGTTAAGGCTTTAATAAATAACCGCACCGGTTGGCCTGCTAGAATGGGAGATAAGTTATCCTTTAAGTATTTTGTAGACATTACTGAGGGAGTAAACTTAGGTTACAGTGCAGCAGATTTTACAGTAAAAACGAACTATAATGCAGGTGCAACTGTATCCAATTTATTGCCTTGGGATGTAGAAAACAATATTTATTATGTAGATGTTGATTTTACCGGAACTAAGATATATCCAGGAGGACAGTCCGCCTATAGAAAAGAAGTTCAGTTCCGTATAGCCGGACCAATGAATACGAACTTCTGGGATAATTCCAATGATTTCTCCTACACAGATATCAAAGGTGTAAGTTCAGGAAAGACTGTTAAAACGGTTTATATTCCTGTGTATGACGCAGGCGTAAAGGTATTTGGTGATGAACCGGGAAATGCCCAGAGCAGTTCTTCCATCACACCGGTAACAGCCGCTTTTGATAAGTATGATCCAAAAGATATTACTGTAACAGTAAATTATAACGGTAATACCTTAAATAGTATCAAAAACGGAACAACCACACTGGTAAAAGGTACAGATTATACCGTAACTGGAGATGCTATAAAGCTTGCAGCCTCCTATCTGTCAACCCTCACGACAGGTACGACGAAGTTAGTTTTTGACTTTAGTGCAGGTATGGATCCGGCCTTAACCATAAGTGTAACCGATACAACGCCAAGCGCTTCTATTACTCCTACTTCTGCACAGTTTGATAAACATCCTGATAATCAGGCAGACATTGCGGTTGATTTGACATTAAACGCTCATACCTTTAATGGTATCCGTAACGGCAGTACACTGTTGACCGAAGGTACAGATTATGTAGTGACTGATGATACCGTTACCCTGTTAAGCTCCTATTTGGCAGGAAAAACATTAGGAAAGCTTGAGCTGACCTTTGATTTTAGTGCAGGTATCGATCCGGTACTTACGGTAACCATAATAGATAGCTCTATTGTAGTTAGTGGAGATATTAAAGTGCAGATGTTTAATGGAAGCACTTCTGCCTCTACCAATGGTATTACACCAAGATTTAAGTTATATAATACAGGAACAACGGATATTAATCTATCTGATGTAACCCTGCGGTATTACTACACAATTGACGGAGAGAAAGCACAGACTATGTGGTGTGACTGGTCTACTGCCGGAACTGACAATGTAACCGGTAAGTTTGTAAAACTTCCAGTGGCAGCAAGTGAAGCGGATTATTATTTAGAAATCGGATTCACTTCTGCGGCAGGTGTTTTAACTGCCGGAAGCTCCATTGAAGTACAGGTAAGATTCTCAAAAAATGATTGGACAAATTATACCCAGACAGGAGATTACTCCTATCAGGGAACAGGTTCCAGTTATGTTGACTGGGATAAGGTAACAGGTTATCTTGCTGGAAATCTCCAATGGGGTATCGAGCCTTAA
- a CDS encoding sensor histidine kinase, with protein MVQREVRQEVDTILDEIKNKDKTRGNLKIFFSYAAGVGKTYAMLDEAREKLKSGNNVMIGYVEPHIRPETMELVQGIPMLPPTSVKQNNHELKEFDLDGALRIKPDIILVDELAHTNVKGLRNKKRYQDVEELLHAGIDVYTTLDVQHIESLNNVIEDITKVTVKETVPDYIFEQADYVKLIDTDPEELIVRLKKGKICSEDRVESAMKNFFTRENLSILREIAMRLAADRLSNENQNDHGLAEKMANSKFLVCFGTSPSSAKCIRWTARAAEAFHAPWAALYVENEKNKSLARTELSNLKANMELAETLGGELVTLNGHNVAEVISEYAKVSGITNIVIGKSRNSRSLKNIFTEDLEDSLIALLPTIEVHIIPGSNSFNHSLKKEARLYLGDKFSITWIDIIKTAGILAAATGLSYFLVGMHLGEQNIMLVYILAVMLISVKTKGYTFGILSSFISVVGFDYFFTRPYLTLYTLQPEYPLTFAIMLIVATATSTLTIRIKEQLKLTVNREHRTEMLYEINKKLLATRGLENIVKITNNYIVKLFHKSVIFYTADPSIGINGILQQAQEDSDSTYMHQENEKAVAQWVFANQKRAGTGTDTLTGANGFYMPVISQGNVFGVLGISCIDGELNHDKRQFLRMIASQVAMALERQHLSNEQRRILVSSEKEKMRSNLLRAISHDLRTPLTGILGASSAILDNYDRIDRETNEKLLKNIKDESQWLIRMVENLLSITRIREGTMNVTKAPEAAEEIVAEAISRIRKRFPETNLTVKVPEKVVIVPMDGTLIVQVLINLVENAIKHTPSGKLIEVNVREGINSIIFEVSDSGEGIPEEELSGIFEYVPGGKGSSDSTRGMGIGLSLCMSIIKAHDGSMEAKNKKDGGAVFRFYLPMEEGE; from the coding sequence ATGGTTCAAAGAGAAGTAAGACAAGAAGTAGATACTATTTTAGATGAAATAAAAAACAAAGACAAAACCAGAGGAAACTTAAAAATATTTTTTAGTTATGCAGCCGGTGTTGGCAAAACCTATGCAATGTTAGATGAGGCAAGAGAGAAGTTAAAAAGTGGAAATAACGTAATGATTGGATATGTGGAGCCACATATTCGCCCGGAGACAATGGAGCTGGTACAAGGGATTCCGATGCTGCCGCCCACGTCCGTTAAGCAGAATAACCATGAATTAAAGGAATTTGATTTGGATGGGGCTTTAAGAATAAAACCGGATATTATACTTGTGGATGAGCTGGCCCACACCAACGTAAAAGGTTTACGCAATAAAAAACGCTATCAGGACGTAGAGGAACTGCTCCATGCCGGGATAGATGTTTATACCACATTGGATGTACAGCATATCGAAAGCTTGAATAATGTAATAGAGGATATTACAAAGGTAACAGTGAAAGAAACTGTACCGGATTATATTTTTGAACAGGCCGATTATGTAAAGTTAATTGATACTGACCCAGAAGAGCTTATAGTACGTCTGAAAAAGGGAAAGATATGTTCAGAAGACAGGGTAGAATCTGCTATGAAAAATTTCTTTACAAGAGAAAATCTTAGCATATTGCGTGAGATTGCCATGCGGTTAGCTGCCGACAGACTAAGCAATGAAAATCAAAACGACCATGGACTGGCAGAAAAGATGGCAAATAGTAAGTTCTTAGTATGCTTCGGGACATCCCCCTCATCTGCAAAATGCATCCGATGGACAGCCAGGGCAGCAGAAGCTTTTCATGCGCCATGGGCGGCTCTATATGTAGAAAATGAGAAAAATAAGAGCTTAGCAAGAACCGAATTAAGTAATCTTAAAGCCAATATGGAGCTGGCGGAAACCCTGGGAGGGGAACTTGTTACTTTAAACGGGCACAACGTAGCCGAAGTAATCTCAGAATACGCTAAAGTGTCGGGAATCACAAACATTGTAATTGGTAAGAGTCGGAACAGTCGTTCTCTTAAAAATATATTTACGGAGGATTTAGAGGACAGCCTGATTGCTCTGTTACCTACCATAGAGGTTCATATTATACCTGGCAGTAACTCCTTTAACCATTCCTTAAAAAAAGAAGCCAGACTTTATTTAGGAGACAAATTCAGTATAACCTGGATTGATATTATAAAGACAGCCGGAATTCTGGCAGCAGCTACAGGACTATCCTATTTTTTGGTGGGGATGCATTTAGGGGAACAAAACATTATGCTGGTTTATATTCTGGCAGTGATGTTAATATCGGTTAAAACAAAAGGTTACACCTTTGGTATTTTATCCTCTTTCATAAGCGTGGTGGGATTTGACTATTTTTTTACCAGGCCTTATCTGACCTTATATACTTTACAGCCGGAGTATCCGCTTACTTTTGCCATAATGTTAATAGTAGCAACAGCCACCAGTACACTTACAATCCGTATAAAAGAACAATTAAAGCTTACGGTTAACAGAGAACACCGTACGGAGATGCTATATGAAATTAATAAAAAGCTTTTAGCCACCAGAGGACTTGAAAATATTGTAAAGATTACCAACAATTATATTGTTAAGTTATTTCACAAGTCCGTAATCTTTTATACCGCAGACCCAAGCATCGGTATAAATGGTATATTACAGCAGGCTCAAGAAGACAGTGATTCTACGTATATGCACCAGGAAAATGAAAAGGCAGTGGCACAATGGGTATTTGCAAATCAAAAGCGAGCAGGAACCGGAACCGATACACTTACTGGCGCAAATGGCTTTTATATGCCTGTTATATCACAGGGAAATGTATTTGGAGTACTTGGAATCTCCTGTATCGACGGAGAATTAAACCATGACAAAAGACAGTTCCTTCGTATGATTGCATCTCAGGTAGCTATGGCATTAGAGCGTCAGCATCTATCCAATGAACAGAGAAGAATTTTAGTAAGCTCAGAAAAAGAAAAAATGCGGAGTAATCTACTGCGAGCTATTTCTCATGATCTTAGGACGCCTCTGACCGGAATACTGGGTGCCAGTTCTGCTATTCTTGATAACTATGATAGGATAGACAGGGAAACTAATGAGAAACTCTTAAAGAATATTAAAGATGAATCCCAGTGGCTTATCCGCATGGTAGAAAATCTGCTGTCCATAACCAGGATTAGGGAAGGGACCATGAATGTGACAAAAGCGCCGGAGGCAGCAGAAGAAATCGTTGCTGAGGCTATTAGTAGAATTCGAAAACGCTTTCCGGAGACCAACCTGACAGTAAAAGTGCCGGAAAAGGTAGTGATAGTACCAATGGATGGAACCTTAATCGTACAGGTGCTGATAAATCTGGTGGAGAATGCCATTAAACATACACCTTCCGGTAAATTAATAGAAGTAAATGTAAGAGAAGGTATCAATAGTATTATTTTTGAGGTTTCAGATAGCGGAGAGGGTATACCAGAGGAAGAACTATCAGGTATCTTTGAGTATGTTCCGGGAGGAAAAGGAAGCTCAGATTCCACCAGAGGTATGGGGATTGGTTTGTCCTTGTGCATGTCTATTATTAAAGCACATGACGGAAGTATGGAAGCGAAAAATAAAAAGGATGGCGGAGCAGTCTTTCGTTTCTATCTGCCAATGGAAGAAGGAGAATAG
- a CDS encoding response regulator, whose product MQNNPIILIVEDDDGISSFISAILKANDYSVLKTNKGTEAVSMICSHMPDLVILDLGLPDIDGVEVLKKIRTWSGLPILIVSARGHERDKVETLDLGADDFITKPFGTNELLARIRMALRHARKNTDGSVFTTQYVNGKLKVDCDKRVVTMEEKEVHLTPIEYKIIVLLCSNVGKVLTHDYIIRNIWGPYTNESQTLRVNMANIRRKLEKNPAEPEYILTEIGVGYRMAEF is encoded by the coding sequence ATGCAAAATAATCCGATTATACTTATTGTGGAAGACGATGATGGCATTTCCAGCTTTATATCAGCCATATTAAAAGCAAACGATTATTCTGTACTTAAAACTAATAAGGGTACGGAGGCAGTCTCAATGATTTGCTCCCATATGCCGGACTTGGTAATACTAGATTTAGGACTTCCGGATATTGATGGTGTGGAAGTATTAAAGAAAATTAGAACCTGGAGCGGACTCCCCATCCTAATCGTGTCTGCCAGAGGGCATGAAAGAGATAAAGTAGAAACACTTGACTTGGGAGCTGATGACTTTATTACGAAGCCTTTTGGCACCAATGAACTCTTAGCAAGAATTCGAATGGCGTTACGGCATGCCAGGAAAAATACAGACGGCTCTGTCTTCACAACCCAATATGTAAATGGTAAGTTAAAGGTAGATTGTGACAAAAGGGTTGTAACCATGGAAGAAAAAGAAGTTCATCTTACCCCTATTGAATACAAAATAATCGTCCTATTGTGTTCTAATGTAGGGAAAGTGCTGACACATGACTATATTATCCGGAATATCTGGGGACCCTACACCAATGAGTCCCAGACCCTGCGGGTAAACATGGCAAATATTAGAAGGAAGCTTGAGAAGAATCCGGCAGAGCCGGAATATATATTAACAGAAATCGGAGTAGGATATCGTATGGCAGAATTTTAA
- a CDS encoding EFR1 family ferrodoxin (N-terminal region resembles flavodoxins. C-terminal ferrodoxin region binds two 4Fe-4S clusters.) → MILYFSGTGNSRYAAQVIQAETGDEIVSINDCIKKGNRVTIHSKEPFVFVAPTYAWRLPRVVEEFIRNSEFTGNNQAYFLLTCGTHTHDAVHFAKKLCTDKHFTFMGFSSLIMPENYIAMFDAPDKVEAAVIIDKALPVIQALGQRIKNKQTLAAETINLADKLISSATNPLFYKLFVSAKGFYATDACIGCKKCEKVCPLNNVRMNEGKPVWDGNCTHCMACICSCPKEAIEYKKKSQGKPRYYNTGFVRP, encoded by the coding sequence ATGATTTTATATTTCAGTGGTACCGGGAATAGCCGGTATGCGGCACAAGTGATACAGGCAGAAACCGGTGACGAAATTGTTTCTATCAACGATTGCATAAAGAAGGGGAACCGGGTTACTATTCATTCTAAGGAGCCCTTTGTTTTTGTTGCCCCTACCTATGCCTGGCGGCTTCCACGGGTGGTTGAAGAATTTATTCGAAATTCTGAATTCACAGGAAATAACCAGGCTTATTTTCTCCTGACCTGCGGTACTCATACTCACGACGCTGTGCACTTTGCAAAAAAATTATGTACTGATAAACACTTTACTTTTATGGGATTCTCCTCGCTGATTATGCCTGAAAATTACATTGCTATGTTTGACGCGCCTGATAAAGTGGAGGCTGCTGTCATAATTGACAAGGCTCTGCCTGTAATTCAGGCACTTGGTCAGCGCATTAAGAATAAACAGACTTTAGCAGCGGAAACTATCAATCTAGCGGACAAATTAATCAGCAGTGCAACGAATCCTCTTTTTTACAAATTATTTGTTAGTGCAAAGGGATTTTATGCAACGGATGCCTGTATCGGTTGTAAAAAGTGTGAAAAGGTCTGTCCCCTTAACAATGTCCGGATGAATGAAGGTAAACCGGTCTGGGATGGTAATTGCACCCATTGTATGGCTTGTATCTGCTCTTGCCCGAAAGAAGCTATTGAGTACAAAAAGAAATCCCAGGGCAAACCAAGATATTATAATACTGGTTTTGTCCGTCCCTAG
- a CDS encoding ArsR/SmtB family transcription factor, producing the protein MEDCKDCMLSLSSEFKDCQKALIAIGDETRQQIIIALLESEGHGSRVGEITMRTHLSRSAVSHHLQILKNADIIDMRREGTMNYYFIKAADTQWSKILHLVTLVNEIIQTMPAEEKELYNRTE; encoded by the coding sequence ATGGAGGACTGTAAGGATTGCATGCTTTCACTTTCCAGTGAATTTAAGGATTGCCAGAAAGCACTAATTGCCATTGGTGATGAAACCAGGCAACAGATTATTATTGCACTTTTAGAAAGTGAAGGTCATGGAAGCCGGGTAGGTGAAATAACAATGAGGACGCACCTATCCCGCTCTGCGGTTTCCCACCATTTACAGATTCTAAAGAATGCAGACATTATTGATATGCGCCGTGAGGGCACTATGAATTATTATTTTATAAAGGCTGCGGATACACAATGGAGTAAAATTCTGCATCTGGTTACCCTTGTCAATGAAATTATTCAAACCATGCCAGCGGAAGAAAAAGAGCTTTATAATAGAACGGAATAA